The following coding sequences are from one SAR86 cluster bacterium window:
- a CDS encoding outer membrane lipoprotein carrier protein LolA: MQNRFLILVVFFSNLFFGECNLNSNLLSNFFESNSSFQSEFIQVFEEKEKPNVSGEILIKRPNHLKIFLKPPLNSELIINQDYIFQTDFDLDQTIRYEKDAMIDFIPAGFLLLSKEEFCEGFIMDICDNKECVIRQKNNDNKIEIFFKDLKIEQLNFSGPKYDETKILFGNMTLMNDINESAFSYNQEVNDLLIIDKK, translated from the coding sequence ATGCAGAATAGATTTCTAATTCTTGTTGTATTTTTTTCCAATTTATTTTTTGGAGAATGCAATTTAAATTCAAATTTGTTAAGTAATTTTTTTGAATCAAACTCTTCTTTTCAGTCCGAATTTATTCAAGTTTTTGAAGAAAAGGAAAAACCAAACGTTTCTGGTGAGATTTTAATTAAAAGGCCAAATCATCTAAAAATTTTTTTAAAACCACCTTTAAATTCAGAATTGATAATAAATCAAGATTATATTTTTCAAACAGATTTTGACCTTGATCAAACTATAAGATACGAGAAGGATGCAATGATTGATTTTATTCCAGCAGGATTTTTATTACTTTCAAAAGAAGAGTTCTGCGAGGGGTTTATAATGGATATTTGTGACAATAAAGAATGTGTAATTCGTCAAAAAAATAATGACAATAAAATTGAAATATTTTTTAAAGATTTAAAAATTGAACAATTAAATTTTAGCGGTCCTAAGTATGATGAAACTAAAATTTTGTTTGGAAACATGACCTTGATGAATGATATCAATGAGTCTGCATTTAGCTATAATCAAGAAGTTAATGATTTGCTAATAATAGATAAAAAATGA
- a CDS encoding VOC family protein — MFSHIMIGANDIEKSKIFYDNLLGVLGAKEGVFVPNLTGQTRYFYFLNKNTFCITEPIDGNSAVPGNGNTVAFNVPDEETGNKWHQTGLDHGGVSTEDPPGIREYENMKMYLAYLKDPSGNKICAIKVFS, encoded by the coding sequence ATGTTTAGTCATATTATGATCGGTGCAAATGACATAGAAAAATCAAAAATATTTTATGATAATTTATTAGGTGTTTTAGGCGCTAAAGAAGGGGTATTCGTTCCTAACTTAACTGGGCAAACTAGATATTTTTACTTTTTAAATAAGAATACTTTTTGCATAACTGAACCAATCGATGGTAATTCCGCTGTTCCAGGGAACGGCAATACAGTCGCTTTTAATGTTCCGGACGAGGAAACTGGAAATAAATGGCATCAAACTGGATTAGATCATGGTGGTGTTTCTACTGAAGATCCGCCGGGAATTAGAGAATATGAAAATATGAAAATGTATCTTGCTTATTTAAAAGATCCTTCTGGAAATAAAATTTGTGCTATTAAAGTTTTCTCTTAG
- the trxB gene encoding thioredoxin-disulfide reductase — MSELRKLIILGSGPAGYSAGIYAARAGLNPILITGLEIGGQLTTTTDVENWPGDHDDLQGPDLMERMKNHAQKFDVKIINDHIEQVNVKDKPIELKGNDTYLTESLIIATGASAQYLGIESEEKFLGRGVSACATCDGFFYKDKEVAVIGGGNTAAEEALYLSNICSKVHLIHRRDSLRAEKILQDRIFNKAKEKKIEIHWNSQLQEVVGDELVNKIILDSGKELNLEGVFIAIGHKPNTDMFIDQLDMKNGYISINSGLSGNVTQTSVDGVFAAGDVADSIYRQAITSAGFGCMAALDAQKFLEES, encoded by the coding sequence TTGAGCGAATTAAGAAAATTAATTATTTTAGGTTCAGGACCTGCTGGATACAGTGCTGGAATTTATGCCGCTCGCGCGGGATTAAATCCTATTCTTATCACTGGTCTGGAAATCGGTGGTCAACTCACTACCACAACAGATGTTGAAAATTGGCCAGGCGATCATGATGATTTACAAGGACCTGATTTGATGGAAAGAATGAAAAATCACGCCCAAAAGTTTGATGTCAAAATCATAAATGATCATATTGAGCAGGTGAATGTAAAAGATAAACCAATCGAGTTAAAAGGAAATGATACTTATCTAACTGAGTCTTTAATTATTGCAACTGGAGCATCCGCCCAGTACTTAGGGATTGAATCTGAAGAAAAATTTTTAGGTAGAGGTGTAAGCGCTTGCGCAACTTGTGATGGCTTTTTTTACAAAGATAAAGAAGTGGCAGTAATTGGCGGGGGAAACACAGCGGCAGAAGAAGCGCTTTATTTGAGTAATATTTGTTCAAAAGTTCATCTGATTCATAGGAGAGACAGTCTCAGAGCCGAAAAAATCTTACAAGATAGAATTTTTAATAAAGCAAAAGAAAAGAAAATTGAAATTCATTGGAACTCACAACTTCAAGAAGTGGTCGGTGACGAGTTGGTAAACAAAATAATTTTAGATTCCGGAAAAGAACTAAATTTGGAAGGAGTTTTCATTGCGATTGGCCATAAACCAAATACAGACATGTTCATTGATCAGCTAGATATGAAAAATGGTTATATCTCGATCAATAGTGGGTTGAGTGGAAATGTAACTCAAACTAGTGTGGACGGAGTTTTCGCGGCAGGCGATGTCGCAGATTCGATTTATAGGCAGGCTATAACTTCCGCTGGATTTGGTTGCATGGCGGCACTAGATGCGCAAAAGTTTCTAGAAGAGTCCTGA
- the serS gene encoding serine--tRNA ligase, producing MIDLDNLRNNLKEVSSNLMKRGFKLDEVLWTSLEENRKHYQVKMESLQADQNKIAKEIAQLQQDGKESNELKSKATEISKELKKVKEKFQENKVEYDNFLLSLPNILSDSVPSGIDENDNEIIFERGKIPSFDFSPKDHQELGILNGGMDFEAAAKIAKSRFIVFKNSVAELNRSLIQFMIDTHTNEHGYSEIYVPFIVNKESLIGTGQLPKFKDEQFQIKDEENEMYLIPTAEVPVTNYHRDEILDVSDLTLSYVSHTPCFRSEAGSYGLDTKGIIRQHQFEKVELVKISHPDDSDEELEKLTSDAEKILDLLELPFRRIKLCAGDIGFGAALTYDLEVWMPSQSSYREISSCSNYRDFQSRRLKIRTKENEKTTLCHTLNGSGLAIGRTIAAIFENFQNKDGTISIPNILRPYMGNKEIL from the coding sequence ATGATCGATTTAGATAATCTAAGAAATAATTTAAAAGAGGTAAGCTCTAACTTGATGAAAAGGGGTTTTAAGCTGGACGAAGTTTTATGGACCTCTTTGGAAGAAAATAGAAAGCACTATCAGGTAAAGATGGAATCTTTGCAGGCGGATCAAAACAAGATTGCTAAAGAAATTGCTCAACTTCAACAAGATGGCAAGGAAAGCAATGAGCTAAAATCAAAAGCCACTGAAATATCCAAAGAATTAAAGAAGGTTAAGGAAAAGTTTCAAGAAAATAAAGTTGAGTATGATAATTTCTTGCTTTCATTACCAAATATTTTATCTGATTCAGTTCCATCAGGAATTGACGAAAATGACAATGAAATAATTTTTGAAAGGGGAAAAATTCCGTCTTTTGATTTTTCTCCTAAAGATCATCAAGAGTTGGGTATTTTAAATGGAGGAATGGATTTCGAAGCCGCTGCAAAAATAGCTAAATCGAGATTTATTGTTTTTAAAAATTCCGTAGCTGAACTCAACAGGTCTTTGATTCAATTTATGATCGATACTCATACAAATGAACACGGATATTCAGAAATCTATGTTCCATTTATAGTAAATAAGGAATCTTTGATAGGGACTGGACAGCTACCAAAGTTTAAAGATGAGCAATTCCAAATTAAAGATGAAGAAAATGAAATGTATTTAATACCGACCGCAGAAGTTCCAGTAACCAATTATCATAGAGATGAAATTTTAGATGTTTCTGACTTAACTTTGTCTTACGTTTCACATACTCCTTGTTTCAGGTCTGAAGCTGGAAGTTATGGGCTAGATACCAAAGGCATTATAAGACAACATCAGTTTGAAAAAGTTGAATTAGTTAAGATTTCACATCCTGACGATTCTGACGAAGAGCTTGAAAAATTAACCTCTGATGCGGAAAAAATTTTAGATTTACTTGAACTTCCTTTTCGAAGGATAAAATTATGCGCTGGTGATATTGGATTTGGTGCAGCGTTAACCTACGATTTAGAGGTATGGATGCCGAGTCAGAGTTCTTATAGAGAGATTTCATCCTGCAGTAATTATCGTGATTTCCAATCACGAAGGTTAAAAATAAGAACAAAAGAAAATGAAAAAACAACTCTTTGTCATACTCTTAATGGCTCGGGCCTGGCTATTGGAAGAACAATCGCAGCAATTTTCGAAAACTTCCAAAATAAAGACGGAACAATTTCGATTCCTAATATCCTAAGACCATACATGGGAAATAAAGAAATTCTATGA
- a CDS encoding DUF2254 domain-containing protein translates to MKLLSYAPLLPAIFLALIALNWIFNPEAAASSLGLIISDPVEKNTLIRDFTAFFLGTSIFCFLGFITKRPEWYFASAIIFLIALLFNLLAYIFHEASFVLETFIVELILALACFLSGKYTNRVSGKHNV, encoded by the coding sequence ATGAAACTTTTATCTTACGCGCCTTTACTTCCGGCCATCTTTTTAGCCCTAATTGCTCTCAATTGGATCTTTAACCCAGAGGCCGCTGCATCTTCTTTAGGATTGATAATTAGTGATCCTGTTGAGAAAAACACTTTAATCAGAGACTTTACAGCCTTTTTTCTAGGAACTAGTATTTTTTGTTTTCTTGGGTTTATTACAAAGAGACCTGAATGGTATTTTGCTTCAGCGATAATTTTTTTAATAGCTTTGCTATTTAATTTGTTGGCTTATATTTTTCATGAAGCTTCCTTTGTCTTGGAAACTTTCATAGTTGAACTAATTTTAGCTTTGGCGTGCTTCCTTTCTGGAAAATATACAAATAGAGTTTCGGGGAAACATAATGTTTAG
- the sohB gene encoding protease SohB — translation MEMIIEFAFFLLKALTITLLIFIPIFLIASSLKGKSEATDTLRIKNLSKKYMSMADSLKVLSLNKEETKKFVKASKKESKISSKQASKTKKKPVYVIDFYGDIEASNVESLKEEINAILNSETKCEEIILRLESRGGTVIGYGLCAAQLQRLREAKIKVTACVDKVAASGGYMMACVADKIISAPFAVIGSIGVVAAIPNFHKILKKNDIDYELHTAGEFKRTITTFGETTEEGRKKFKKDLEDIHRLFKDHVSKFRPNLDISKIATGEVWEGIEALEVGLVDEIKTSDEYILEFIKKHDVYSIKFEPKKNLQDKFSKFFKALLFDSLGSVEDFFDRRKYK, via the coding sequence ATGGAAATGATAATAGAATTTGCTTTCTTTTTGCTAAAAGCACTAACAATAACTTTACTAATTTTTATTCCAATTTTTCTTATAGCTTCGTCACTTAAAGGTAAATCCGAAGCAACCGATACCTTGAGAATAAAAAATCTCTCTAAAAAATACATGTCCATGGCCGATTCCTTAAAAGTCTTAAGCTTGAATAAAGAAGAAACTAAAAAATTTGTTAAGGCCTCTAAAAAAGAATCAAAAATTTCCTCAAAGCAAGCATCTAAGACTAAAAAAAAGCCAGTTTATGTAATTGATTTTTACGGTGATATTGAAGCTTCGAATGTGGAGAGTTTAAAAGAAGAAATAAATGCAATTTTAAATAGTGAAACCAAATGTGAAGAAATTATCTTGAGACTTGAAAGTAGGGGCGGTACGGTCATTGGCTATGGATTATGTGCTGCACAACTGCAAAGACTAAGAGAAGCTAAAATTAAAGTAACAGCCTGTGTAGACAAAGTTGCTGCTTCTGGCGGTTATATGATGGCATGCGTCGCCGATAAAATTATTTCTGCACCTTTTGCTGTAATTGGTTCTATTGGAGTGGTCGCCGCAATTCCTAATTTTCATAAAATCTTGAAAAAAAATGATATTGATTATGAGCTTCATACCGCGGGCGAATTTAAGAGAACTATTACAACTTTTGGAGAAACTACTGAGGAAGGAAGAAAAAAATTTAAAAAAGACTTAGAAGATATCCATAGACTGTTCAAGGATCATGTGAGTAAATTCAGGCCAAATCTAGATATAAGTAAAATTGCCACTGGTGAAGTCTGGGAAGGTATTGAAGCTCTCGAAGTAGGCTTAGTAGATGAAATAAAAACAAGCGATGAATATATTTTAGAATTTATAAAAAAACACGACGTCTATAGTATAAAATTCGAACCGAAGAAAAATCTTCAAGATAAATTTAGTAAATTTTTTAAAGCACTTTTATTTGATTCTTTAGGATCGGTTGAGGACTTTTTTGATAGAAGAAAATACAAATAA
- a CDS encoding glutathione S-transferase, translating into MKEDIRIFSYLPNPRVWKSLITAKLISVNVNVIGDKPRNLPEWLWDFDARKLNDIDSKDLTKFKRQSKRGFKVDLYKTDDFLVKHPFGTVPAGFNFDGSVGIFESNSIMRAVARLSDDHNLYGGSNRMQQSRIDSFLDANLGFAREFQVYVLELDELNDYLYKRMTSAYQFYLDGVEKALLSSAYIVGDEITIADISFVCDLAQFLRERDHKNHLRKQGFELISKNFEKEYPLSFNHLKKLYQTKEFKDVMQDYLEKVLTLK; encoded by the coding sequence ATGAAAGAAGACATTAGAATTTTTTCTTATCTCCCCAATCCTAGAGTGTGGAAGTCTTTGATCACCGCAAAATTGATTAGCGTAAACGTTAATGTAATTGGTGATAAACCCAGAAATTTACCAGAATGGCTTTGGGATTTTGATGCAAGAAAATTAAATGATATCGATTCCAAAGATTTAACTAAATTTAAACGTCAAAGCAAAAGAGGCTTCAAAGTAGACCTTTATAAAACCGACGACTTTTTGGTAAAGCATCCTTTTGGAACTGTTCCCGCAGGGTTTAACTTTGATGGTTCTGTTGGCATTTTTGAATCGAACAGCATTATGCGCGCGGTTGCTCGTTTATCAGATGATCATAATCTTTACGGCGGCAGTAATAGAATGCAACAATCAAGAATTGATAGTTTTTTAGATGCTAATCTTGGGTTTGCAAGAGAATTTCAAGTTTATGTCCTAGAGCTTGATGAGCTTAATGATTATTTATATAAAAGAATGACTTCTGCTTATCAGTTTTATTTAGACGGTGTTGAAAAAGCTCTTCTCTCGAGCGCTTATATAGTTGGTGATGAGATAACAATTGCTGATATTTCTTTCGTATGTGATTTAGCTCAATTTCTTAGAGAAAGAGACCACAAAAATCATTTAAGAAAACAAGGATTTGAGTTAATTTCAAAAAATTTCGAAAAAGAGTATCCTCTTTCGTTTAATCATTTAAAAAAACTTTATCAAACAAAAGAATTCAAAGATGTTATGCAAGATTATCTCGAAAAAGTATTAACATTAAAATAA
- a CDS encoding DNA translocase FtsK 4TM domain-containing protein, with the protein MTKNKSNLFSKIFNPAFSLSTATKTLTLDLFNLFLVILGIILLISLWTFEISDPNWKEISSSETNLTNSIGIVGAWLSSFLYESLGITAWAMIILFFYPAFMSYLRNTEEKPAQNNYFFSIFGFFIFCSSLCLLIDLHINAFESYFPETSSGILGTIISVNLYPYLSLVGSTLFGIFFLMVSFSLMVNLSWKNTFIGLQDNFKNLVYVFDKYSKNGFEYLKKLRQKKQDQKNRQAFLDSHKEKIRSMPKPEIKKVDKPIVEGKKVHQEKQVELFEEKIPGEMPKISLLDEKKNDPQVMNSQQLYELDILKEALITKLAEFKITGPEGEYAIVRETMRGPVVTRFEVELPKGIKVSQVSNLNKDLARSLGVGSIRIVEVIEGRETIGIEVPNADREDVFLGEVIASKLFEESKSPLTLAYGKDIEGKPVLEDLASLPHLLIAGTTGSGKSVALNAMLMSILYKATPQQVRLVLIDPKMLELSVYEDLPHLLCPVITDMAQAAFGLRWCVNEMERRYKLMAAMSVRNLNGFNAKVKKANESGNPIKDPTFKIDEEKGISEADIPNLQELPQIVIAVDELADLMMVVGKKVEQLIARLAQKARAAGIHMLLATQRPSVDVITGLIKANISARMAFNVASSMDSRVVLDQVGAEQLLGRGDMLYVGSGTSVPLRVHGAFVGEEEIIRVVKDWKDKETVSYLDAVTKAPETGEDSEGSEDSEKDEFYDQAVAFVVESRRASISAVQRKFRIGYNRAARLIEAMESAGLVSEMNSNGNREVLAPSNAE; encoded by the coding sequence TTGACTAAAAATAAATCAAATCTATTTTCAAAAATTTTCAATCCAGCTTTCTCGCTGAGCACTGCTACCAAAACTCTCACTTTAGACTTATTTAATCTTTTTTTAGTGATTTTAGGGATTATTCTTTTAATCTCTCTTTGGACGTTTGAAATTTCTGATCCCAACTGGAAAGAGATTTCTTCATCAGAGACTAATTTAACAAACAGCATTGGGATTGTCGGTGCTTGGTTGAGTAGTTTTCTTTACGAGTCTTTGGGAATTACTGCATGGGCAATGATTATTCTATTTTTTTATCCTGCCTTTATGTCTTATTTAAGGAACACGGAAGAAAAACCTGCCCAAAATAATTATTTTTTTTCTATCTTTGGATTTTTTATTTTTTGTTCTTCTTTATGTTTATTAATCGATCTTCACATTAATGCATTTGAATCTTATTTTCCTGAAACTAGTTCAGGGATTTTGGGCACTATTATTTCAGTAAATTTGTATCCTTACTTAAGCTTAGTAGGTTCAACTCTTTTCGGAATTTTCTTTTTGATGGTCAGTTTTAGTCTGATGGTCAATTTAAGTTGGAAAAACACTTTTATTGGATTGCAAGATAATTTTAAAAATCTTGTTTATGTTTTCGATAAATACTCTAAAAATGGATTTGAATATTTAAAAAAATTAAGACAAAAGAAACAAGATCAGAAAAATAGACAGGCATTTTTAGATTCCCATAAAGAAAAAATTAGGTCAATGCCTAAACCGGAAATAAAGAAGGTTGATAAACCGATAGTTGAGGGGAAAAAAGTTCACCAAGAAAAACAAGTTGAACTATTTGAGGAAAAAATTCCAGGAGAAATGCCAAAAATTTCACTTCTTGATGAGAAAAAAAATGATCCTCAAGTTATGAATTCACAGCAACTTTATGAGCTAGACATACTAAAAGAAGCATTAATTACAAAACTTGCCGAATTCAAGATTACTGGTCCAGAGGGAGAATACGCGATTGTAAGAGAGACGATGCGTGGACCAGTAGTAACGCGTTTCGAAGTTGAATTGCCAAAAGGAATCAAAGTCTCTCAAGTATCTAACTTAAACAAAGACCTTGCTAGGTCCTTAGGTGTTGGAAGTATAAGAATTGTAGAAGTCATTGAAGGAAGAGAAACTATAGGAATAGAGGTACCTAATGCTGACCGGGAGGATGTATTTTTAGGAGAAGTGATAGCTTCTAAATTATTTGAGGAATCAAAAAGTCCACTTACTTTAGCTTATGGTAAAGACATAGAAGGAAAGCCCGTTTTAGAAGATCTTGCTTCTTTACCACACCTACTAATTGCTGGAACAACTGGCTCAGGAAAATCTGTTGCATTGAACGCTATGTTGATGAGTATTTTATACAAAGCAACACCTCAACAAGTCAGATTGGTTTTAATTGACCCAAAAATGTTGGAACTTTCAGTTTATGAAGATTTACCACATTTATTGTGTCCCGTTATTACAGATATGGCTCAAGCTGCTTTTGGTTTGAGATGGTGTGTTAATGAAATGGAGAGGAGATATAAACTAATGGCGGCTATGTCTGTGAGGAATTTGAACGGTTTTAATGCAAAAGTTAAAAAAGCCAACGAATCTGGAAATCCTATTAAAGATCCAACTTTTAAAATAGATGAAGAAAAAGGCATTAGTGAAGCAGACATACCTAACCTCCAGGAGCTTCCTCAAATTGTTATCGCTGTTGATGAATTAGCTGACCTCATGATGGTGGTGGGAAAAAAAGTTGAGCAATTGATAGCAAGATTAGCTCAAAAAGCTAGAGCGGCAGGTATTCACATGCTTTTGGCTACACAAAGGCCTTCGGTTGACGTCATTACAGGACTAATAAAGGCTAACATCTCAGCAAGGATGGCATTTAACGTAGCATCATCGATGGACTCAAGAGTTGTGTTGGATCAAGTTGGGGCTGAGCAGTTATTAGGAAGAGGTGATATGTTGTACGTTGGTTCTGGTACTTCTGTTCCTTTGAGAGTTCATGGAGCTTTTGTTGGCGAAGAAGAAATAATAAGAGTAGTTAAAGATTGGAAAGATAAAGAAACTGTTAGCTATCTTGATGCTGTTACTAAAGCTCCAGAAACTGGTGAAGATTCAGAAGGCTCTGAAGATTCAGAAAAAGATGAATTTTATGATCAGGCAGTGGCGTTTGTCGTTGAATCAAGAAGAGCCTCTATTTCAGCTGTTCAAAGAAAATTTAGGATTGGATACAATAGAGCAGCTCGTTTAATTGAGGCTATGGAATCGGCAGGTTTAGTGAGCGAGATGAATTCTAACGGAAATCGAGAAGTGCTTGCTCCAAGCAATGCAGAATAG